The DNA segment CCCGCAGCCGGCGGTGCGGCCGGCCACGGCCGTGCCAGAGGTCAGCTCGACCCGCCCGCGTGTGGTTCCTGTGCAGACGCGGCGCGCGGCTCGGGAGACACCCCCTCCGCAGGCGCCGGCCGATGCCGGGCCGACGATCCAGGTGACCATCGGTCGCGTCGAGGTGCGCGCGACGACATCGCCTGCCGCACAGCCGACCGGGCGTCCGGCGTCGCCGATCATGACTCTGGAAGAATACCTGCGCCGCAAAACGGAGCGAGGGAACCCATGAGCAGCCCACTTGCTATTGCCGCGGTGACGGCCGTTCTGAAGGACCTGCTCAACGACGGCCTGATCAACCACGACCTGGCGGCTCATGTGGGCAGCATCACGGTCAGCGCGCTGCCGCCGGATCGCATCGAGACCGGCGCACAGGAGCCGAACCAGCTCAACCTGTTCCTTTACCAGGTGACGCCGAACCCCGGCTGGCGCAACACCGGCCTGCCCTCGCTCGACAGCCGGGGCGATGGCCGGCTCAGCAATCCGCCGCTGGCACTCGATCTGCACTACCTGCTCACCGCGTACGGCCGTGACGATCTCAACGCTGAAATCCTGTTAGGGTACGGCATGTTCCTGCTCCACAAGACGCCGGTGCTGACGCGCAAGGCCATCCGCAGGACGCTGACCGGTAATTCGCCCGTCACCGCGGCGCTCATGCCGCCCTCAGTGACGGAGCGCACGGCCGCCGACCTGGCCGACCAGATCGAGCAGATCAAGCTCACGCCGCAGACCATGAACACCGAGGAGCTCTCGAAGCTCTGGTCGGCGTTGCAGGCGCGCTACCGCCCATCTATGGCGTACGTTGCTTCCGTGGTGTTGATCCAGGAGACGGCGCCCGTGCCAGCGGCCATCCCTGTGCGCCAGCCTGTCGTCACGGTCACGCCCTTCCGTCGCCCGTTCATTGCCGAGCTGGAACCACAGGCCGTCCTCGCAGGCGGGACGCTGGCGATCAAGGGGTTCAACCTCAAGGGCGCCAGCACGGTGGTGAGTTTCGGCGCGAGCGCAGTGTCCGTCAACCCCACCAGTGACGAACGCATTGATGTATCGCCGCCTGCCAGCCTGGCCGCGGGTGTGAACACCCTCCAGGTTCGCCACGAGGTGAGCCTGGGCAAGCCCCCGACCGCGCACCCAGGCGCGGGGATCGAGTCCAATGTAGTAGCGTTCGTCCTGACCCCGCGCATCACCACTGCCCCGCCCTTGACGGCCGCCCGCGAGGCGACGCTCGTGCTCGATGTGACGCCGCCGGTCGCGAGCGGCCAACGCGTGGCCCTACTGATCGGCGACCAGGCGCTCCCTCTGCCTGCACGATCTGCTGACGACCCGCCGGCAGCGACGCTCAGCTTCCCGATCCCGGCGAGCTTTGCACCGGGATCGTTCCTGCTGCGCGTGCAGGTGGACGGCGCCCAAAGCCCACTGGAAGTGGACACCGTCGCGAGCAGCCCGACGTTCAATCAGTACATCGGCCCGCAGGTGACGATCACATGACAGACCTGGCGCGCTGGCAGCAGAACAACGAAGCCCACCTGGCCGCGGGCCTGGGCTGGCTGCGCGCCCGCCTGGCGTCGCTGGCCGGTGAGGGGCGAGTTGGCAACTCGCCCGCCGAACGAGTTCGGCACTCCGACGAACACCTTCGCGCGATGGTCGTGGCCCGGGCTGCCATGCAGGCTGCCGAAGATGCCTCCTCGGAGGCCGCCGAAATGCCGCCCGCGCTCGCCATCCTGAGCGAGCGGCTGGGGCTGTCGCGCTTCGAGGCGCAGGTGCTGCTGCTGTGCGCGGGGATGGAGCTGGACACGCGCCTGGCCGGGCTGTGCGCCCGTGCCCAGGACGACCCCGCCAGGCCGCATCCCACGTTCGGGCTGGCGCTGGCCGCGCTGGAGGAGCCAGCCTGGGAGGCGCTTGCGCCCGACCGGCCGCTGCGCTACTGGCGGTTGATCGAGATCAACCAGCCCGGGGCGCAGCCGCTCATCGCCAGCGCCCTGCGCGCCGACGAGCGCATCGTCCACTACCTGAAGGGGCTCAACACCCTCGACGACCGCCTCGAGGCGCTGCTGACGCCCATGGACAGCCGCGCTGGTCTGCCTGCCGCAGGCGCGCTGCCGCCATCGCAGCGCGCCGCAGCCGATGAGATCGCCGGCGAGCTCCGCCAGGCCGCGACCGCGGGACGCCTGCCCGCGATCCAGTTAACCGGCCCGCACGCCGCCAGCAAGCGGTTGATTGCCGGGCAGGTGGCCGCGCTGTTGGGCGTGCAACCCCACAGCCTGTCGGCCGAAACCCTGCCGGCGAACCCGGCCGAGCTGGAGACCTTCGCCCGCCTGTGGCAGCGGGAGACGATCCTCCTGCCGCTGGCGTTGTACGTCGACGCGTCCGAAACCGCCCCTGTCGGCCCGCAGATGGCGGCCCTGAAACGACTGCTGGCGCGCAGCCACGGCATCTTCTTCCTGGATGTGCGGGAGGTGATTGCAGGCTTGTCCGAGTCCATACCTGCGTTCGAGGTTGCCCAGCCCACGGCGGCGGAGCAATACGAGCTTTGGGCCGGCGCGCTGGGGTCGTTCGCAGGTGAGGCGCCGTCTGCCCTTGCCGCCGAGGCCCTTGCAGCTCAGTTCAACCTGGATCCCGCAACGATCGCGCAGGCTGCCGCGACAGCGCAACTGGATGACACCGGCGCCGGCGGGGTGGCCGACCGTCTGTGGCGGGCGTGCCGGAGCGCAAGCCGACCCCGGCTGGAGTCGCTGGCCCAGCGGCTGGAGCCGGTGGCGACGTGGGACGACCTGGTGCTGCCCCCGGACACCGCGGCGCTGCTGCGGCAGATCACCGGCCAGGTGCGGCAGCGGCTGCGCGTGTACGATGACTGGGGTTTCCGGGCAAAGATGAACCGCGGACTTGGCATCAGCGCCTTGTTTGCCGGCGAAAGTGGGACGGGCAAGACGATGGCAGCCGAGGTGCTGGCCAACGACCTGCGACTCGACCTGTACCGCATTGACCTGTCCGCGGTGGTCAGCAAGTACATCGGCGAGACCGAGAAGAACCTGCGGCGCCTGTTTGACGCGGCCGAGGACGGCGGCGCCATCCTCTTCTTCGACGAGGCGGACGCGCTGTTCGGCAAGCGCAGCGAGGTCAAGGACAGCCATGACCGCTACGCCAACATCGAGATCAACTACCTGTTGCAGCGCATGGAGGCGTACCGGGGCCTGGCAGTGCTGGCGACCAACATGAAGAGCGCGCTCGATCCGGCCTTCATGCGGCGGCTGCGTTTCATCGTCAGCTTCCCGTTCCCCGCCCTGCCCGAACGCCGGCTGATGTGGCAGAAGGTCTTCCCGCCGCAGGCGCCGGTGGCCGGGCTGGATCTCGACCAGTTGGCGCGGCTCAACCTGACCGGCGGCCTGATCCACAACATTGCGCTCAACGCGGCTTTCATGGCCGCGAGCCAGCAGCCGCCGCTGATCACCATGCCGATCGTGCTGGAAGCGATCCGAGGCGAGATGCGCAAGCTCGACCGGCCGATCAATGGGATCTAAACCATGAAAATTCACGTTCACATCGAGCGCCTCATCCTGGACGGGTTGCCCCTCGGCCCCGGCGGCGGCGCGCGCGTCCAGGCGGTGGTCGAGGCCGAGCTGACCCGCTTGCTGTCCTCGGACAGCCTGGCCGAAGGCGGCATCGCCCAGGCGTGGCCGGCGGGTGGCGCCGTGCCCGATGTGCCGGCCGCGGCCATCCGGCTCAACGCAGGCGCGCGCCCGGCTGAGATCGGCGGGCAGATCGCCCGCAGCGTCTACGGCGGCATCGGGAGGAAACCATGAGCGGCCTCGCCCGCACCCTGATCGCGCAGAAGGCGCAGCAGATCCAGAAGCCGGCGGCCAGCGGCCTGTTGCAGCGCCAGTGCGCGTGCGGCAATCACACGGTTGCAGGCGGGGAGTGTGCCGCGTGTGCGCAGAATCGGCAAGGTGCGCTCCAGCGCAGCCCTAGCAGTTTGGCGATCAATCGCCCAGGCGATCGCTACGAGCAAGAGGCCGACCGTGTGGCCGAGGCCGTGATCAGCGGGGGGGTGCTGCCCGGACGGACGCTTAGCAGCGCGCCGGCGCTGCGGCGCGACGGGCCACCCTCGACTCCATCGCCCCGCGACCCCAGCGCCGAAGAGCGCCGCAAGTACCCTGGCAGTTCACTGCCTGACCTGGGGTTCAACGAGGCAAAGAACGACCAGCACGTACAACAGCCGTCTGAAAAGCTGGAGACGAACGAAGATAGGTTTGGCGCAGCGGGTGAGAAGTGGGCGGAGACGTTCCTGGAAACGACGCTGGGCAAACAGCTAACCGACCAGGCCGAGAAGTTCGGCGAAGGCTTCGTCTCAACCTTGCCCAGTTTGGCCGTCACGCTGGGCATCGCCGCCAGCACGGTCGCCACGATGGCGCTGCGCAACGAAGAATTTCCGTTAAAGGGGCTGGTGATCAAGCTGCCCAAGATCGCTCCGGGCCTGAAGGTGAAGCTGACCTACAAAGGGCCGCTCAGCGCGCCGACTGAGGCCGGTATCACATTTGTCTACGAACCTGAGGCAGCGAAGAAGCCGCAGGCGAGCGATACTGATCGTACTCGCGCCGAAACGGAGCGCATGGCTGCTGATCAGGAGAAGTTTCAAAAGGGAACGAAAACCCCGGCCGCGCGCGCGGCCGAGCAACGGCAGCTTGACGCGATCATACGCGGCCGCCAGGCACAATCGGGCAACATCCTCGGCATTCCGGGCCTCACGCCCCGCCGCGATTACCGGATGCTCCAGCGCGACGCCGCTGGCAGCAGCGACCTCTCCGTGGCCCCGCCGATCGTCCACGATGTGTTGTCCTCGCCCGGCCAGCCCCTCGACCCCGCCACGCGGTCGTTTATGGAGCCGCGCTTCAGCCACGACTTCAGCGGCGTGCGGGTGCATACCGATGGGCGGGCCGCAGCATCGGCGCGGGAGGTGAGCGCCAATGCCTACACGGTGGGACCCAACATCGTGTTTGGTGCGGGTCAGTTCGCGCCGGGGACACATGAGGGACGGCGGTTGATTGCCCATGAGTTGACGCATGTGGTGCAGCAAATTGGTGCAGAGAGGGTCCGTGGTGGCCAAAGCAATGGAAATGGTGGTCTGTCTCCTATTAATGTGCTAGGCTCGCGCGGTAGTGAGGCTGTTATCCAGCGCGACGAGGTCACCGAGTCCGAGGAAGAACGCAGGCGGAAAGCAACCTTCGGCGATCTTCCGCTCATCTCCCCCGAGGTCGCGGCGAGTTGGGGGATGCCCAGTCCCCCGCCTAGCGCCGTACGCAAGGAAATATCCACCAGCCATACGAGCCCGCCCGGACTTGGTCCAAAGCCGGGACCTCGAACGCCTGAAGATGTTATTGCTGCAAGCAATGTCCACCCGCATGGTGGACATATCAAGCCAACAAAGAAGCCGGTACCGCTGGTGCCTGGGTGGCATAAGGTGGTCGACGAGAATGGCGTCATTCTGGGGTATCTCCACCTTTTGGTCGGAGTCACAAGAGTGCTCGATGCAGACGGCAAGTACGTCGGCGGGGACGAGCTAGGTCTCGAGCGTCCATTTATCGATCCAATTGATATCTTTGCTGGCGGGATTGGCGGTGTTGTTCGCGGCTCGCTGCGCGGCGCATTGTCCGCGCTGGCCAGGCGTGCTGCCCCGCGAATTAGAGTGGCCGGGTTTCTCGCGTCGCAGGGACTCAGGAGCACAGTGCCCGTGCTCGCCGGCGACTTTGCGCCGAGCGCGTTCGTAATGGCGGAGACGCTCGCGGCCGAGTCTGTCCCTAGCGCAGTTCGAGGTGTGTCTGGAACAGCGGTCAGAGGTGCCGTGAGTCAGGGCGCACGTGCAGAATCTGCATCGGTGATCGAGGCTACGAGTACCAAAGGAGCGACTGCAGCGGCGTCCCCGGGTGCGGTCACGGCAGTCCCGGCCTCCAGCCCTGGTGCGCAAGCGGTGGCCGGGGCGGCGGGTGCAACCGTCGCATCGAACGTGACGGCACAACAGATGGATCCACGACATGCCCGCGGCTACGGGGGAGAACAAACGATGGGATTCCAGCACTATTCACAGAAGGACGGTTGGGAATTCATCCAGGGACCCAGCGGGTCACAAGGGCACTTCGTCACTGGCTCAAGCTTTGACGGCATGGCCTACAACAAGAAGCTCGATCTATTAGATCTCATCGACAACAAATCGCTCAACAGAGCTGGAAACGTCAGCAGCGCAACCGCGATCGACCCCGCCAAGAATCTTGCGCAGAATCTCGACGCAGAGATCGCGCGGTTGACTGGCATGAGCGACGTTCCCAACAGAATCCGCATTCTCGAACTCTTGCGCGCAAAAAGGGCGGCGCTCGCCACCGGGGCGCCGGGTCCAAGCCAAGTCAGATTGGTGGTAACGCACGAGGGCGGGCAAACGACGGGTGTAAGTGCCCCTCTGCAGAGCCGTGGCGTACAGAGCAGGTGAGAAGTGAATCAATGTGGTCAGACTCGATCAATATCTACCCATCAACCAGCATGAGGCGAAAATGCGATGTGAACCATGACCGGTTTTTCCAACTCACCCAAACTGCTGAAGGGCGGCATTGTGGTGATAGATCTGGGCACGTCGCAGTTACTAAGTAGCATTGCTCTGAAATACAGCCTGGTCACCCCATGGTCGTTGGGGGTGTTTGCGAAGAATCTCAAAGACAATTGGCTAAACTTTTAAGGATACCATCATGCCCAGAACTCTCCGCATCCGTTCGTCTGGTGACGACGTCAAGTTTTTGCAGGAACAACTGAACTCGCGGCCGCCGACGGCGCGGCCGCTGCTGGCCGCCGACGGTAAGTTCGGGGCGAAGACGCGGTCTCAGCTGCAAGAATACCAAGTTAACAACGCGTTGACCGTCGCCAAGACGACCGGCTTCTGTGTTCTCGGTCGAGATTTGTACGACCGGCAAGGCGCCAGGGTCATCCTCCGCGGGGGCAACACGATGTCGGTGTTCGATAACGACGATCCAATCGGCTTTGTATCGTTCCCGGGAATCAAACAAGCGGGTGCGAATACCGTTGGGAGACCCAAGCGATGACCACATTCCCAAACTCTCCCCGCCTGCTGAAAGGCGGCATCGTCCTTTTGGACCCAAACACGGGCGCGGTGCTGCGCATCATCGCGCTGCAATACAACCCGGACACCCTCAGCCGCACCTTGCAGGTGAAGGGCGCGGGCGCGGAGGGCGGCGACCGCTCCGAGGCGCTGCGATTGAAAGGCCCGCCGGTGGAGACGATCAAGCTGGAGGTGGAGATTGACGCCGCGGATCAATTGGAGATGGCAGATCGGCAGACCGCGCAGCTCGGCATCCATCCCCAGCTCGCTGTGCTGGAAACCATCGTCTATCCGACCAGCGGCCAACTGACGGCCAACAACCGCCTGGCCAGGGCGGGCACGCTGGAGATC comes from the Candidatus Amarolinea dominans genome and includes:
- a CDS encoding ATP-binding protein — translated: MTDLARWQQNNEAHLAAGLGWLRARLASLAGEGRVGNSPAERVRHSDEHLRAMVVARAAMQAAEDASSEAAEMPPALAILSERLGLSRFEAQVLLLCAGMELDTRLAGLCARAQDDPARPHPTFGLALAALEEPAWEALAPDRPLRYWRLIEINQPGAQPLIASALRADERIVHYLKGLNTLDDRLEALLTPMDSRAGLPAAGALPPSQRAAADEIAGELRQAATAGRLPAIQLTGPHAASKRLIAGQVAALLGVQPHSLSAETLPANPAELETFARLWQRETILLPLALYVDASETAPVGPQMAALKRLLARSHGIFFLDVREVIAGLSESIPAFEVAQPTAAEQYELWAGALGSFAGEAPSALAAEALAAQFNLDPATIAQAAATAQLDDTGAGGVADRLWRACRSASRPRLESLAQRLEPVATWDDLVLPPDTAALLRQITGQVRQRLRVYDDWGFRAKMNRGLGISALFAGESGTGKTMAAEVLANDLRLDLYRIDLSAVVSKYIGETEKNLRRLFDAAEDGGAILFFDEADALFGKRSEVKDSHDRYANIEINYLLQRMEAYRGLAVLATNMKSALDPAFMRRLRFIVSFPFPALPERRLMWQKVFPPQAPVAGLDLDQLARLNLTGGLIHNIALNAAFMAASQQPPLITMPIVLEAIRGEMRKLDRPINGI
- a CDS encoding peptidoglycan-binding protein — its product is MPRTLRIRSSGDDVKFLQEQLNSRPPTARPLLAADGKFGAKTRSQLQEYQVNNALTVAKTTGFCVLGRDLYDRQGARVILRGGNTMSVFDNDDPIGFVSFPGIKQAGANTVGRPKR
- a CDS encoding DUF4157 domain-containing protein — translated: MAADQEKFQKGTKTPAARAAEQRQLDAIIRGRQAQSGNILGIPGLTPRRDYRMLQRDAAGSSDLSVAPPIVHDVLSSPGQPLDPATRSFMEPRFSHDFSGVRVHTDGRAAASAREVSANAYTVGPNIVFGAGQFAPGTHEGRRLIAHELTHVVQQIGAERVRGGQSNGNGGLSPINVLGSRGSEAVIQRDEVTESEEERRRKATFGDLPLISPEVAASWGMPSPPPSAVRKEISTSHTSPPGLGPKPGPRTPEDVIAASNVHPHGGHIKPTKKPVPLVPGWHKVVDENGVILGYLHLLVGVTRVLDADGKYVGGDELGLERPFIDPIDIFAGGIGGVVRGSLRGALSALARRAAPRIRVAGFLASQGLRSTVPVLAGDFAPSAFVMAETLAAESVPSAVRGVSGTAVRGAVSQGARAESASVIEATSTKGATAAASPGAVTAVPASSPGAQAVAGAAGATVASNVTAQQMDPRHARGYGGEQTMGFQHYSQKDGWEFIQGPSGSQGHFVTGSSFDGMAYNKKLDLLDLIDNKSLNRAGNVSSATAIDPAKNLAQNLDAEIARLTGMSDVPNRIRILELLRAKRAALATGAPGPSQVRLVVTHEGGQTTGVSAPLQSRGVQSR
- a CDS encoding DUF4255 domain-containing protein — translated: MSSPLAIAAVTAVLKDLLNDGLINHDLAAHVGSITVSALPPDRIETGAQEPNQLNLFLYQVTPNPGWRNTGLPSLDSRGDGRLSNPPLALDLHYLLTAYGRDDLNAEILLGYGMFLLHKTPVLTRKAIRRTLTGNSPVTAALMPPSVTERTAADLADQIEQIKLTPQTMNTEELSKLWSALQARYRPSMAYVASVVLIQETAPVPAAIPVRQPVVTVTPFRRPFIAELEPQAVLAGGTLAIKGFNLKGASTVVSFGASAVSVNPTSDERIDVSPPASLAAGVNTLQVRHEVSLGKPPTAHPGAGIESNVVAFVLTPRITTAPPLTAAREATLVLDVTPPVASGQRVALLIGDQALPLPARSADDPPAATLSFPIPASFAPGSFLLRVQVDGAQSPLEVDTVASSPTFNQYIGPQVTIT